One Neodiprion pinetum isolate iyNeoPine1 chromosome 1, iyNeoPine1.2, whole genome shotgun sequence genomic window carries:
- the LOC124224747 gene encoding uncharacterized protein, with protein sequence MQEIRKEKEVLHRIAQASNAIRRKHRILKTGKESLQETMKDVFKPVVTPLQALVNVSRGTKLVKEEVKEELKTETKDEPKNEMEDSFATAEEEDQTVTESSVRSEDEYLEMLNDKQRQQELDTVYGVRSLSTAGLMVGDSPISFERDSVRIGNTLYPKTQGLLELLFKKTPNSAHVSLNDRENYRNILLATNAHRKYYSATEPIRNAQSVKFKHLIAELLNISTSGKDVSPSSQMSKRTGKGVLLPQAWVTRQGVKTDYIFWDDANELVERLRLLLASQAAGNTSHNNEIMSILEELREAGIIY encoded by the coding sequence ATGCAGGAAATtcgtaaggaaaaagaagtctTGCATCGTATCGCTCAAGCGAGTAATGCGATTCGCCGTAAGCACAGAATCCTCAAGACGGGAAAAGAGTCGCTGCAGGAAACAATGAAGGATGTCTTCAAACCTGTGGTAACCCCGCTGCAGGCATTAGTCAATGTTTCTCGAGGTACGAAACTTGTCAAGGAAGAGGTGAAGGAAGAActcaaaactgaaacgaagGATGAGCCGAAGAACGAAATGGAAGATTCTTTTGCAACTGCGGAGGAAGAGGATCAAACCGTCACGGAATCGTCGGTGAGATCAGAGGATGAATATCTTGAGATGCTCAACGATAAACAAAGACAGCAGGAGTTGGATACCGTGTACGGGGTACGGAGTCTTTCTACTGCCGGGCTGATGGTTGGTGATTCGCCGATAAGCTTCGAGCGCGATTCCGTTCGCATAGGCAACACGCTCTATCCGAAAACTCAAGGACTGCTGGAGTTGCTGTTTAAAAAGACGCCCAACAGCGCTCACGTTAGCCTCAACGACAGGGAGAATTATAGAAATATCCTTCTCGCAACAAATGCTCACAGAAAGTACTATAGCGCCACCGAGCCTATCCGAAACGCTCAGAGCGTCAAATTCAAACATTTAATTGCTGAGCTGCTGAATATTTCTACGTCAGGCAAAGACGTATCACCATCGTCACAGATGTCGAAGCGTACGGGCAAAGGTGTTCTGCTACCTCAGGCTTGGgttactcgacaaggtgttaaaacagattatattttctggGACGACGCTAACGAGCTGGTGGaacgtcttcgtttactcctggcatctcaaGCAGCTGGGAATACAAGTCacaacaatgaaattatgtCGATTCTGGAAGAATTGCGGGAAgccggaatcatttattag